The proteins below come from a single Oxyura jamaicensis isolate SHBP4307 breed ruddy duck chromosome 1, BPBGC_Ojam_1.0, whole genome shotgun sequence genomic window:
- the EDNRB gene encoding endothelin receptor type B: protein MPAALLLLLLLGCRPAAAVEGNGALRPPGPGLQGPPGAAEAAPPTAGPPMPPNTSRAAALPKGFGGVGGGRPRSASPPMCTGQTEIKETFKYINTVVSCLVFVLGIIGNSTLLRIIYKNKCMRNGPNILIASLALGDLLHIIIDIPINVYKLLAEDWPFGVEMCKLVPFIQKASVGITVLSLCALSIDRYRAVASWSRIKGIGVPKWTAVEIVLIWVISVVLAVPEAIAFDMITMEYRGKDLRICLLHPTQKTSFMMFYKQAKDWWLFSFYFCLPLAITALFYTLMTCEMLRKKSGMQIALNDHLKQRREVAKTVFCLVLVFALCWLPLHLSRILKLTIYDQKDPNRCELLSFFLVMDYIGINMASLNSCINPIALYLVSKRFQNCFKSCLCCWCQSKDLLSLEERQSCLKFKANDHGYDNFRSSNKYSSS, encoded by the exons ATGCCCGCcgcccttctgctgctgttgcttctcGGCTGCCGCCCAGCCGCCGCTGTCGAGGGCAACGGAGCCCTGAGACCCCCGGGTCCCGGCCTGCAGGGCCCTCCGGGGGCCGCCGAGGCTGCCCCCCCGACGGCCGGGCCCCCCATGCCGCCCAACACCTCGCGGGCGGCCGCACTGCCCAAGGGCTTTGGAGGGGTGGGCGGCGGGAGGCCCCGCTCGGCCTCTCCCCCCATGTGCACGGGGCAGACTGAGATCAAGGAGACTTTCAAGTACATCAACACGGTGGTGTCCTGCCTGGTCTTCGTCCTGGGCATCATCGGCAACTCCACGCTGCTGCGGATCATCTACAAGAACAAGTGCATGAGGAACGGCCCCAACATCCTCATCgccagcctggccctgggcgACCTGCTGCACATCATCATCGACATCCCCATTAACGTTTACAAG CTACTTGCAGAGGACTGGCCCTTTGGTGTTGAAATGTGTAAATTAGTGCCCTTCATTCAAAAGGCATCAGTGGGCATCACAGTGTTGAGTTTGTGTGCCCTCAGTATAGACAG GTACCGAGCAGTAGCTTCTTGGAGTCGAATTAAAGGAATTGGAGTGCCAAAGTGGACTGCTGTTGAAATTGTATTGATCTGGGTTATATCGGTGGTATTAGCTGTTCCGGAAGCTATTGCATTTGACATGATTACAATGGAATACAGAGGAAAGGATCTCAGAATCTGCCTACTTCACCCCACACAAAAAACATCCTTTATGATG TTTTACAAGCAAGCTAAAGACTGGTGGTTGTTCAGCTTTTACTTCTGTTTGCCACTGGCTATCACAGCACTTTTCTATACTCTCATGACCTGTGAGATGTTACGAAAGAAAAGTGGGATGCAGATTGCTTTAAATGATCACTTAAAACAG agacGTGAGGTGGCCAAAACTGTGTTCTGCCTGGtacttgtttttgctttgtgttggcTCCCACTTCACTTAAGCAGAATATTGAAACTCACTATTTATGATCAAAAGGACCCAAATAGATGTGAACTTTTAAG cttttttcttgTGATGGATTACATCGGTATTAACATGGCTTCACTGAATTCCTGCATCAATCCAATTGCTCTGTATTTGGTGAGCAAGAGATTCCAAAACTGCTTTAAG tcatGTTTGTGTTGCTGGTGCCAGTCCAAAGATCTGTTGTCCCTGGAGGAAAGGCAGTCCTGTTTAAAGTTCAAAGCTAATGACCACGGATATGATAACTTCCGCTCCAGTAACAAGTACAGCTCTTCATAA